A portion of the Naumovozyma castellii chromosome 2, complete genome genome contains these proteins:
- the XBP1 gene encoding Xbp1p (ancestral locus Anc_2.274), whose amino-acid sequence MKRAKHKNKRSTKQTPTKLISTNENYPIHPLDLHTVQLTSNPLDDYQRLYFSVLCEEENMLPDFQAKRRSYKSSAANSFLHPRYIPRTNVDEVPNESILECLEYLPMEKEKFFKASQLSPTVFDTFKNTLCLNDTTIPIQEEQTTSSYTSSDPGVSMKRTASTSSSSSSSGMLEMTYKRRKLDDGTTRKSMTNNNCILWEHRSGYVFFTGIWRLYQDVMQYMIEMPRKKSKGSIPARIDCEIELQYAKTRVFMEYQSPYEDKIGSCLFSNTSTNTSNNEKLIPGVNGSNSEYIQNRMTSTHKDFHWNNLPPILKEQAINHFRNILQMEKGITSDYLASMKDCDFCQRIRGGYIKIQGTWLPIEMAKLICTKFCFPIRYLLVPIFGNDFPKICQENYNESHRGSRSPVRKPLNGSSSTSPRTTTITTTPKLLIDGHRQNSNPLPQRDFQSWSMNKEHTNMYSNFPTPNHLIGPSTKHMHSLGANIIRNNELLPPIHSMVNIPNRTAMYRERPAYFPPQNSLTTMLPRPATQPNLQMAAMQPAIPVNSMYVRHKIQPQPTQMFPQPFNNENPRGVQFLRRESTGNIGIVRTNNNNNVTNDPIQTGYRVVPMPVVVQGPAPNNLPMYPPYVSSNVVYGAYPAKQPIPEYPPPSNINNNILNIPPKNQFPANGNPNNNNF is encoded by the coding sequence ATGAAAAGAGCAAAACATAAGAATAAACGTAGTACAAAACAAACACCAACGAAATTAATCTCCACCAATGAAAACTACCCAATTCATCCATTAGACCTCCATACGGTTCAATTGACCTCAAACCCATTGGACGACTATCAAAGATTATATTTCAGTGTGCTGTGTGAAGAAGAGAACATGCTGCCCGATTTCCAGGcaaagagaagaagttATAAATCATCCGCTGCTAATTCCTTCCTTCATCCACGATATATTCCTAGAACCAACGTTGATGAAGTGCCCAATGAGTCCATCCTTGAATGTCTTGAGTATTTACCCATGGAGAAGGAAAAGTTTTTCAAAGCCTCTCAATTGAGTCCAACAGTTTTTGATACTTTTAAAAACACATTGTGTCTGAATGACACTACCATCCCGATTCAAGAGGAACAAACAACAAGTTCGTATACAAGTTCAGACCCGGGTGTTTCAATGAAGAGAACCGCATCCacgtcttcttcttcatcgtccTCCGGGATGTTGGAAATGACATATAAGAGACGGAAATTGGATGATGGTACCACGAGAAAATCAATGACTAATAATAACTGCATTCTATGGGAACATAGATCTGGGTATGTATTTTTTACCGGTATTTGGAGATTGTATCAGGATGTCATGCAATATATGATTGAAATgccaagaaagaaatcGAAGGGAAGTATACCGGCACGTATAGATTGTGAAATTGAATTGCAATATGCCAAGACAAGAGTATTCATGGAATATCAATCACCTTATGAGGATAAAATCGGTTCTTGTTTATTCAGTAATACCAGTACTAATACtagtaataatgaaaaattaataccCGGTGTTAATGGGTCCAATTCAGAATATATCCAAAATAGAATGACTTCAACTCATAAGGACTTccattggaataatttaCCACCCATTTTAAAGGAGCAAGCCATTAATCATTTTAGAAACATCTTACAAATGGAAAAGGGTATCACTAGCGATTACCTTGCCTCAATGAAGGATTGTGATTTTTGTCAGAGAATTAGAGGTGGTTACATCAAGATTCAAGGAACTTGGTTACCCATAGAAATGGCAAAATTAATATGTACCAAATTTTGCTTCCCGATAAGATATCTTCTAGTGCCTATATTTGGTAATGATTTCCCCAAGATTTGTCAAGAAAATTACAATGAATCTCATAGGGGATCTAGATCACCCGTAAGGAAACCATTAAATGGAAGTTCATCAACATCaccaagaacaacaacaataacaacaacaccaAAACTTTTAATTGATGGACATAgacaaaattcaaatccattACCTCAGAGAGACTTTCAATCATGGTCAATGAATAAAGAACACACAAACATGTACTCAAATTTTCCAACACCTAACCACTTAATTGGTCCATCAACTAAACATATGCATTCATTAGGCGCTAATATCATTAGAAATAACGAATTGTTACCACCAATACATTCCATGGTGAATATTCCAAATCGAACGGCAATGTATAGGGAAAGACCAGCGTATTTCCCACCACAAAACTCATTAACCACCATGCTGCCGAGACCGGCAACCCAACCAAACTTGCAAATGGCTGCCATGCAACCAGCTATACCTGTCAATTCAATGTATGTGCGTCATAAAATACAACCACAACCAACACAGATGTTCCCACAACCgttcaataatgaaaatcCGAGGGGGGTTCAATTTCTGCGAAGAGAATCCACAGGAAATATTGGCATAGTAAGgactaataataataataatgttacTAATGATCCCATTCAAACAGGTTATAGAGTCGTACCGATGCCAGTAGTAGTACAAGGTCCTGCACCAAATAATTTACCAATGTATCCACCATATGTGTCATCGAACGTCGTATATGGAGCATACCCTGCAAAGCAACCAATTCCAGAATACCCACCTCCAAGTAACATTAATAACAacattttaaatattccaCCCAAGAATCAATTCCCCGCCAATGGGAATCcaaataacaacaatttttaa
- the DPH1 gene encoding 2-(3-amino-3-carboxypropyl)histidine synthase (ancestral locus Anc_2.272) — translation MSETEQTKQPQKVPRRRFVGTKRTDGKGVTTKKHDGTEIVHKPRARIGASRGITHIPDEILDDEELNEAIKLLPTNYNFEIHKTIWNIRKFNAKRIALQMPEGLLIYSLIISDILEQFCGAETVIMGDVSYGACCIDDFTARALDCDFIVHYAHSCLVPIDITTIKVLYVFVTINIDESHVIKTLQKNFARGTRLATFGIIQFNPCVHSIKDKLLNEEHMLYIIPPQIKPLSRGEVLGCTSERLDKDQIDAMVFIGDGRFHLESAMIHNPEIPAYRYDPYSRKFTLEGYDQKQLVEVRSDAIETACRGKTFGLILGALGRQGNVSTVERMERNLKAAGKIVVKIILSEIFPQKLAMFDQIDAFVQVACPRLSIDWGYAFNKPLLTPYEASVLLEKDVMFTEKYYPMDYYETNGYGRGEIPTHSFHKD, via the coding sequence ATGTCAGAGACAGAACAAACTAAACAGCCACAGAAAGTGCCAAGAAGAAGGTTCGTCGGGACCAAGAGAACAGACGGGAAAGGTGTCACGACGAAGAAGCATGATGGAACTGAAATTGTTCACAAACCAAGAGCCAGAATCGGTGCCTCCAGGGGTATTACACATATTCCCGATGAGATTcttgatgatgaggaattAAATGAAGCCATCAAGCTATTGCCTACCAattataattttgaaattcacAAGACAATTTGGAATATACGTAAATTCAACGCTAAGAGAATCGCCTTACAAATGCCTGAAGGGTTATTGATTTATTCCTTGATTATTAGTGATATCTTGGAACAGTTTTGTGGGGCTGAGACTGTCATCATGGGGGATGTTTCGTATGGTGCTTGTTGTATTGATGATTTCACAGCTAGAGCGTTAGACTGTGATTTTATTGTTCATTATGCACATTCTTGTTTGGTCCCTATTGATATTACTACAATTAAAGTACTATATGTATTTGTTACAATTAATATCGATGAAAGTCATGTTATTAAGACATTGCAGAAAAACTTTGCTAGAGGTACCAGATTAGCTACGTTTGgtatcattcaattcaatccATGTGTTCACAGTATTAAGGATAAACTATTGAACGAAGAGCACATGTTGTATATTATACCACCACAAATCAAACCACTTTCAAGAGGTGAAGTTCTTGGTTGCACGTCTGAACGGTTGGATAAGGATCAAATCGATGCTATGGTGTTCATTGGTGATGGTAGATTCCATTTAGAATCTGCTATGATTCATAACCCTGAGATCCCAGCATATAGATATGATCCATATAGCAGGAAGTTTACATTGGAAGGATATGACCAAAAGCAATTAGTCGAGGTTAGATCTGATGCCATTGAAACTGCTTGTCGTGGGAAGACTTTTGGTTTGATTCTTGGGGCTCTGGGTAGACAAGGTAATGTTAGTACAGTGGAAAGAAtggaaagaaatttgaaagcTGCTGGTAAGATTGTTGTTAAGATTATCCTCAGTGAGATTTTCCCTCAAAAATTAGCCATGTTTGATCAAATTGATGCTTTCGTCCAAGTTGCATGTCCTAGATTATCCATTGATTGGGGGTATGCCTTTAATAAACCACTGCTAACTCCATACGAGGCAAGTGTACTATTAGAGAAGGATGTCATGTTTACCGAGAAGTATTATCCAATGGATTATTACGAAACCAATGGGTATGGTCGTGGTGAGATTCCTACTCATTCATTCCATAAGgattaa
- the SHQ1 gene encoding Hsp90 cochaperone SHQ1 (ancestral locus Anc_2.271): MITPRFKVTQDDEFLHIKIGISNIRFNAAGLELVVEENVFICHLSPYYLRLRFPHALVDDERCNAAFNSKEECIDVKVPKLNKGQFFDDLDFPTKLLARQGDLVAADEISTKTVKKGPLIQEIGGTSTSTGLKDSIEEIRAAGKEFNWEIEQNVVNNDNAGLLGNKYGFNNGYDSIIGVSLSNGNDINELDNPESTTAEDRVLERLKKEDLQFDEGYYLHEYMVLRTNDEEELEISRIKVLLDYTVPLVKTYLKWYKNTPDEAKIASGGVMPIEFTEKEQEQMHDHLPKKEYLVDNNEIKALYITILNVLFGYVFEQIENEGIHSTESAWTIGKLVPQIAFLDQQLISEKDDNKHISIIKASLLSGIKNSLSWTLHRNFDLSIKAWKQVYYLLTGGKKLVVRALLDVHEVFRFHDVYYVYDKILLSDLCSWFINQGSEVIVKSLAVDMKRELDNITKEDVTFVSIVEGTEEGQMTTWYTETLAGLESLAEADVEAATAQAQAQDTANNSNI, translated from the coding sequence ATGATCACACCAAGATTTAAAGTCACCcaggatgatgaatttctACACATAAAGATTGGGATAAGCAATATTCGATTCAATGCGGCCGGTTTGGAATTAGTAGTGGAGGAAAACGTATTCATATGCCATTTATCACCATACTATTTAAGATTAAGATTTCCTCATGCCTTGGTAGATGATGAAAGATGTAATGCCGCTTTTAATTCTAAGGAGGAATGTATTGATGTGAAAGTGCCCAAGTTGAATAAGGGACAGTTTTTCGATGATTTAGATTTCCCTACTAAATTGTTAGCTAGACAAGGTGACCTAGTGGCTGCAGATGAGATTAGTACTAAGACCGTGAAAAAGGGACCATTAATACAGGAAATCGGGGGCACTAGTACTTCTACCGGTTTAAAAGATTCAATAGAGGAAATTAGGGCCGCAGggaaagaatttaattGGGAGATTGAACAAAATGTTGTAAATAATGACAATGCTGGCCTACTTGGTAATAAATATGGATTTAACAATGGATATGATTCTATCATTGGAGTATCACTATCTAATGGTAATGATATTAACGAGTTGGATAATCCGGAGAGTACAACTGCGGAAGATCGAGTTCTCgaaagattaaagaaggaagaCCTTCAATTTGACGAGGGTTACTATCTTCATGAATACATGGTTTTAAGAACtaacgatgaagaagagttGGAAATCAGTAGAATTAAAGTGCTACTAGATTATACTGTTCCCTTAGTAAAAACATACCTAAAATGGTATAAGAATACACCTGATGAAGCCAAAATAGCATCCGGTGGTGTGATGCCTATTGAATTTACAGAGAAGGAGCAAGAACAGATGCACGATCATCTACccaagaaagaatatttggttgataataatgaaatcaaaGCACTCTATATCACCATATTGAATGTTTTATTTGGATATGTttttgaacaaattgaaaatgaaggtATCCATAGTACAGAAAGTGCATGGACAATTGGGAAGTTAGTACCACAAATTGCCTTTTTAGATCAACAATTAATATCGGAGAAAGATGACAATAAGCATATATCGATCATTAAGGCGTCGTTGTTATCCGGAATTAAGAATTCTTTAAGTTGGACATTACACAGAAATTTTGACCTATCGATAAAGGCATGGAAGCAAGTGTATTACCTTCTAACCGGGGGTAAAAAATTGGTAGTACGTGCCCTGTTAGACGTTCATGAAGTGTTCAGATTTCATGATGTTTATTACGTATACGATAAAATTTTGTTATCGGATCTGTGTTCCTGGTTTATTAATCAAGGTTCTGAAGTAATTGTTAAGAGTTTGGCTGTGGATATGAAGAGAGAGTTGGATAACATTACCAAGGAAGATGTCACATTTGTGTCCATTGTCGAGGGAACAGAAGAGGGACAAATGACGACATGGTACACGGAGACGCTGGCGGGATTGGAATCCCTAGCAGAGGCGGATGTAGAGGCAGCAACAGCACAAGCACAAGCACAGGATACTGCTAACAATTCCAATATATAG
- the SLM1 gene encoding phosphatidylinositol 4,5-bisphosphate-binding protein (ancestral locus Anc_2.267), translating into MSKNNTMTSNVSDMLAKHHQNEQHLLSLQQRTQSLTSGGDRTNTYPQQMNMGATSLQQESYLVQQQLLHQQQQQQLQQEQQQQQQRNINPNDTLSSTSTADQNTLTNNNTSFSKRNSLQNNIPLESMISPSQLHSNGGILNNVNQNILSADSNMNVSIDPNVHINSITNTNPSLTNATTGTAANSAPIVRQYQQNNSLTSTQSRIRTSMQRSRGNQQLDPRSPQVILIPTSAQPTDILAARFSAWRNIIRSILAYLTETASIQDEIVRQQLRLSHAVQFPFFSLDNQHQPSSYEDKATQKFFLPQGNNSIQDLPTILFNYHNKTANSASAASRELTNEVIPRLEDLRRDLLIKIKEIKSLQSDFKNSCIKELQQTKQDLRNFYDSLKDARYSTPKQDPYLTKIVLDKQIKRQISEENFLHEAFDNLETSGAELEKVVVMEIQNALTQYARLLGQQSQIVFDDLIAKLDSGFFNIDPQFEWDNFIARDPNFLLPNLPMRNFKNIIYKAQYDPLTYQIRSGYLERRSKFLKSYSKGYYVLTPSFLHEFKTSDRKKDLVPVMSLSLTECTVQEHSKKNPQEAKFILHAKQNGLIHKGHNWVFKADSYEVMMSWFQDIKVLTTAANLEEKVKFIRQKLNLDADGKPVSGTRTSTMKSQPSRDSTITEANVNANNNENDSPIPRISIQRPT; encoded by the coding sequence ATGTCAAAGAATAACACTATGACTTCCAATGTATCAGATATGCTGGCAaaacatcatcaaaatGAGCAGCATCTACTAAGCTTACAGCAAAGGACCCAAAGTTTAACGTCAGGAGGAGACCGTACAAATACATATCCCCAGCAAATGAACATGGGTGCAACCTCGCTGCAGCAAGAATCGTATTTGGTCCAACAACAACTCTTgcatcaacaacaacaacaacaactgcAACAGgagcagcagcaacaacaacagcgGAATATTAACCCAAACGATACTCTCTCTTCTACATCTACAGCAGATCAAAATActttaacaaataataatacgtcattttcaaaaagaaatagtctacaaaataatattccacTAGAATCAATGATCTCTCCTTCCCAGCTTCACTCCAATGGCGGTATCCTTAATAACgtaaatcaaaatattctatCCGCTGATTCAAATATGAACGTTAGTATAGATCCTAATGTGCATATAAACTCGATTACGAATACAAACCCAAGTTTGACAAATGCAACGACTGGCACTGCAGCAAATAGTGCTCCTATAGTAAGGCAGTATCAACAAAATAACTCTCTAACAAGTACCCAATCAAGAATAAGAACATCCATGCAAAGATCAAGAGGAAATCAACAGCTAGATCCAAGGTCCCCACAGGTCATATTAATACCAACATCTGCACAACCTACTGATATATTAGCTGCTAGATTTTCTGCATGGAGAAATATAATAAGATCGATATTGGCGTATCTAACGGAAACTGCTTCAAttcaagatgaaattgtcaGGCAACAATTACGTTTGTCTCATGCCGTTCAATTcccatttttttctttagaTAATCAACATCAACCTTCATCTTATGAGGACAAAGCTACccaaaaattctttttacCACAGGGAAATAATTCCATTCAGGATTTACCAAcaatattattcaattatCATAACAAGACAGCTAATAGTGCATCTGCCGCCTCTAGAGAGTTAACCAATGAAGTTATCCCTCGATTGGAAGATTTAAGAAGAGATCTGCTAATtaagattaaagaaattaaatctTTGCAGTctgattttaaaaattcatGCATAAAGGAATTACAACAAACAAAGCAAGATTTGAGAAATTTTTATGATTCTTTAAAAGATGCCCGTTATTCTACACCTAAGCAAGATCCATATTTAACCAAGATTGTATTAGATAAGCAAATTAAGAGGCAAAtatctgaagaaaatttcctTCATGAGGCATTTgataatttggaaacttCGGGTGCTGAATTAGAGAAAGTAGTAGTCATGGAAATTCAAAATGCATTAACTCAATATGCAAGATTATTGGGACAACAATCACAAATTGtatttgatgatttaatCGCAAAATTAGATTCAggattcttcaatattgatCCACAATTTGAATGGGATAATTTCATTGCCAGAGAtccaaatttcttgttaCCCAATTTACCTatgagaaatttcaaaaatataatttacAAAGCTCAATATGATCCCTTAACTTACCAAATTAGGTCAGGTTATTTAGAGAGAAGatctaaatttttgaaatcgTATTCCAAAGGTTATTATGTTTTGACTCCATCATTCTTGCATGAATTTAAGACAAGTGACAGGAAGAAAGACTTGGTTCCTGTGATGTCACTGTCACTAACTGAATGTACTGTCCAAGAgcattcaaagaaaaatccACAAGAAGCAAAATTTATATTGCATGCCAAACAAAATGGGCTTATTCATAAAGGACATAATTGGGTCTTTAAGGCAGATTCATATGAGGTAATGATGTCTTGGtttcaagatattaaaGTGTTAACCACTGCTGCCAACTTGGAAGAAAAAGTTAAATTCATTAGGCAAAAATTAAATCTAGATGCAGATGGGAAACCTGTTTCtggaacaagaacaagtaCTATGAAATCACAACCAAGTAGAGACTCTACCATAACCGAAGCAAATGTCAATgcaaacaataatgaaaatgatagtCCAATCCCAAGAATAAGCATTCAACGCCCAACTTAG
- the MOB1 gene encoding Mob1p (ancestral locus Anc_2.265) — MSFLQNFHLSPGQTIRSSRGFKWNNSNQEGRSQDNSRPSSPIKAGNTNFNANNNNTNNRPFDDLGTTTQTRQPQLPIQPPNTIISDSQQPQVTDFNYMPSHQKPYIVQQPGTTVTTHQDIKQIVEMTLGSQGVLNQAVKLPRGEDENEWLAVHCVDFYNQINMLYGTITEFCSPQSCPRMIATNEYEYLWSYGKGIPPVSVSAPKYVESLMRWCQDQFDDEMIFPAKKDGVFPDRFIDKVIIPILRRLFRVYAHIYCHHFNEILELSLQTVLNTSFRHFCLFAQEFQLLRAADFGPLLELVTELRDR, encoded by the exons ATGTCCTTCCTACAAAATTT CCATTTAAGTCCCGGTCAAACAATCCGCTCCTCGAGAGGTTTCAAATGGAATAACTCAAACCAAGAAGGTCGTTCCCAGGATAATTCAAGACCATCCTCCCCCATAAAAGCCGGTAACACGAACTTCAATgccaataataacaacacaAACAACAGACCATTTGATGATCTGGGCACAACCACCCAAACAAGACAACCTCAATTGCCCATACAACCACCAAATACTATAATATCAGACTCTCAACAACCTCAAGTGACAGATTTTAATTATATGCCATCTCACCAAAAGCCATACATAGTTCAACAACCGGGTACTACAGTGACCACACATCAAGATATTAAACAAATCGTGGAGATGACGTTGGGTTCTCAAGGTGTCTTGAACCAAGCTGTTAAATTACCTCGTGGAGAAGACGAGAATGAATGGTTGGCTGTCCATTGTGTCGATTTTTATAACCAAATTAATATGCTATATGGTACGATAACGGAATTTTGTTCTCCACAATCTTGTCCTCGAATGATTGCCACGAATGAATACGAATATTTATGGTCATATGGTAAGGGAATCCCACCGGTTTCCGTATCTGCTCCTAAATACGTCGAAAGTTTAATGAGGTGGTGTCAAGATCAGTTCGACGATGAAATGATCTTCCCCGCTAAGAAAGATGGCGTATTCCCAGATAGATTTATTGATAAAGTTATTATCCCCATTTTAAGAAGGTTATTCAGAGTGTATGCCCACATTTACTGTCATCactttaatgaaatcttggaattaaGCTTACAGACAGTGCTGAATACTAGTTTTAGACATTTTTGTCTGTTTGCtcaagaatttcaattattaaGAGCCGCTGACTTTGGTCCCTTGCTGGAATTAGTAACTGAATTGAGAGATCgataa
- the PFK26 gene encoding 6-phosphofructo-2-kinase (ancestral locus Anc_2.264): MFKAVDYSGGNSRSETPEHELEPTASPPTLKNAPMTKVDDERNGGESKIREEDPAYESKREGNLSSLPSFHRRPLTDTPVISRWTSPKVSEGTTPEASPKESSMELLPLQEEEGETPAEQEPTSDASSSTITASTMTNSHISDTNAFDSKVSFPKRRPTTIDVPGLTKSKTSPDGIISSDDYGSKLVIVMVGLPATGKSFITNKLSRYLNYSMYYCKVFNVGNTRRQFTEKTGLNEQDSKFFDPHNDQSTKLRDKWAMDTLDALLDYLSKGPGCVGIFDATNTTRERRRHILKKIRKRNKFLKVLFLESICSDRNLVEKNIKLKLFGPDYKGKNPQASLKDFRERLANYITAYEPIEDEENIQYIKMIDVGKKVIAYNIEGFLASQTVYYLLNFNLTERQIWITRNGESQDNALGRIGGNSRLTRRGEKYAKALAKFMEKQRALFYERKIETQLKQRREVKKDQDSQKKKIAPVQLNDFFVWTSMLTRSIQTAEYFNEDEYPVKQMKMLDELGAGDFEGLTYPEIQEQFPEEFEERQRDKLRYRYPGMGGESYMDVINRLRPVITELERIEDSVLIITHRVVARALLGYYMNLGVDIISNLDIPLHCVYCLEPKPYGITWSLWEYNEDTDDFAQVPESDLNTTRVREIGLVHRERRYSVVPTAPSSSSSSQSDFLARRALSRSISINENNLNDSKTRGNRVNMLDGGGTSISTFHSRQLPMRRHNQPEHKSKILSKQAFEIDKLNEKLSLLKNKCDSLDERNKTPNDGQSMTRSQSHS; encoded by the coding sequence ATGTTCAAAGCGGTGGATTACTCCGGGGGAAACTCTAGATCGGAAACACCAGAGCATGAATTAGAACCCACAGCGTCTCCTCCGACTCTTAAAAATGCACCAATGACTAAAGTAGATGATGAACGCAACGGTGGTGAATCGAAAATACGGGAGGAAGATCCAGCATATGAGAGTAAAAGGGAAGGAAATCTAAGCTCCTTGCCATCTTTCCATCGAAGACCGCTCACTGATACCCCTGTGATTAGTCGATGGACATCTCCAAAGGTGTCAGAAGGGACAACCCCAGAAGCTAGTCCCAAGGAAAGTTCCATGGAGCTGTTGCCATTACAGGAGGAGGAAGGTGAAACTCCGGCCGAACAAGAACCCACTAGTGATGCAAGTTCTTCAACAATAACAGCTTCCACAATGACTAATTCGCATATTTCTGATACAAATGCATTTGATTCGAAAGTCTCATTCCCAAAAAGAAGACCCACCACAATTGATGTGCCTGGGTTGACAAAATCTAAGACATCACCAGATGGTATCATTTCCAGTGATGATTATGGATCTAAATTGGTTATTGTGATGGTTGGTTTACCTGCTACGGGTAAATCATTTATTACCAACAAATTATCAAGGTATTTGAACTATTCGATGTATTACTGTAAAGTATTTAATGTTGGGAACACTAGGAGACAATTTACGGAAAAGACGGGTTTAAATGAACAAGATTCTAAATTCTTTGATCCTCATAATGACCAATCGACTAAACTGAGGGATAAATGGGCTATGGACACATTAGATGCACTTTTAGATTATTTGTCTAAGGGCCCCGGTTGTGTGGGAATATTTGACGCCACCAATACTACAAGAGAACGTAGAAGgcatattttgaagaaaattcGTAAAAGAAACAAGTTCCTAAAAGTATTGTTTCTGGAATCTATATGTAGTGATAGAAATCTCGTTGAAAAAAACATAAAGCTAAAATTGTTTGGTCCTGATTATAAGGGTAAAAATCCACAAGCATCACTGAAGGATTTTAGAGAAAGATTAGCAAATTATATTACAGCCTATGAACCAATTGAAGACGAAGAAAACATCCAATATATCAAAATGATAGACGTGGGGAAAAAAGTGATCGCGTATAATATTGAAGGGTTTTTAGCATCACAGACGGTATACTATCTATTAAACTTTAATTTAACGGAAAGGCAAATTTGGATAACGAGAAATGGGGAAAGTCAGGATAATGCATTGGGAAGAATTGGTGGTAATTCGAGATTGACAAGAAGGGGCGAAAAATATGCAAAGGCATTAGCAAAGTTTATGGAAAAACAAAGAGCATTATTCTacgaaagaaaaattgaaactcAATTGAAGCAAAGGCGTGAAGTCAAAAAGGATCAGGATtcacagaagaagaaaattgcACCTGTTCAGTTAaatgatttctttgtttgGACAAGTATGTTGACCAGATCCATTCAAACTGCGgaatatttcaatgaagatgaataCCCTGTAAAgcaaatgaaaatgttaGATGAACTAGGAGCTGGTGATTTTGAAGGTTTAACATACCCAGAGATACAAGAACAGTTTCCTGaggaatttgaagaaaggCAACGAGATAAACTAAGATATCGTTATCCAGGAATGGGTGGTGAATCATACATGGACGTTATTAATAGACTCAGACCAGTCATTACCGAATTAGAAAGGATAGAAGATAGTGTGCTTATTATTACACACAGAGTCGTCGCTCGTGCGTTACTTGGATACTATATGAACCTTGGCGTTGATATAATCTCGAACTTGGATATACCCTTACATTGTGTGTACTGCCTAGAACCGAAACCATATGGTATAACATGGTCATTATGGGAGTACAATGAAGATACAGATGACTTTGCTCAAGTTCCAGAATCAGATCTAAATACAACACGAGTAAGGGAAATTGGCTTGGTACATAGGGAGAGAAGGTATTCTGTTGTCCCAACAGCACCTTCGAGTTCAAGTAGTTCACAAAGTGATTTCCTGGCAAGACGTGCGTTATCTAGATCTATCTCAATAAATGAgaataatttgaatgattcCAAAACAAGAGGAAATAGAGTCAATATGTTGGACGGAGGAGGGACTTCAATATCAACGTTCCATTCCAGGCAGTTGCCTATGAGGCGCCATAATCAACCCGAACATAAAAGTAAAATACTTTCCAAACAAgcttttgaaattgataaattaaacGAGAAACTTTCcttattgaaaaacaaatGCGATTCACTTGATGAGCGTAACAAGACGCCAAACGACGGCCAGAGTATGACGAGAAGTCAGAGCCATAGTTAA